The proteins below come from a single uncultured Carboxylicivirga sp. genomic window:
- a CDS encoding T9SS type A sorting domain-containing protein, which translates to MKVLQIAIIFFLLTHVCINAQVRYATKLFDFTPAPGQFINTSPGLPENATGILNQAAEAGKMVSLGFWGGSITLGFDAPVINDLDNPYGVDFTVFGNSYSGSSEPGIVQVMKDENGNGLPDDTWYELKGSDHFLSTTKYNYSITYDNPNALADVPWYDSEGNNGVVVYMKAFHPQQHYPLSENYPNIDQDSYTLNGTLLKSRTSQGTVWVNDEFDYGYVDNKSIVRNVSMDIPDNPYTLYETEGCGGDAFDIDWAVDEDGNSVYLDQIDFVRIYTGVAQNAGAIGELSTEVSGIAVVKPNASINGVTDVIVSNTPKNVGQHPVVRQYKWYKDYSFTFESYVISKGHLNDNQNLIWSSDNSAIASVSLDGVMRGIGVGETTITCTWAKDAAIYRSFNIKIVDDVPTGLSLSDNLNVKVYPNPTTHVCRIQGVNNADVYIYDITGKLVQVVNAYNETDVINIKNLLAGIYIIKVSQDNVTQTFKLVKQ; encoded by the coding sequence ATGAAAGTACTGCAAATTGCTATTATCTTTTTTTTGCTAACCCATGTGTGTATTAATGCTCAGGTTCGTTATGCAACCAAGCTTTTTGATTTTACGCCTGCCCCTGGGCAATTTATTAATACTTCTCCAGGTTTACCTGAAAATGCAACAGGTATTCTAAACCAAGCAGCGGAAGCTGGTAAAATGGTATCACTTGGTTTTTGGGGAGGATCAATTACTTTAGGGTTTGATGCACCGGTAATCAATGATCTTGACAATCCATATGGAGTTGATTTTACCGTTTTTGGTAATTCTTATTCGGGAAGCTCTGAACCAGGGATTGTTCAGGTGATGAAAGACGAAAATGGAAATGGCTTACCCGATGATACATGGTATGAGCTTAAGGGAAGCGACCATTTTTTATCAACGACAAAGTATAATTATTCCATCACCTACGACAATCCTAATGCTTTAGCAGATGTACCTTGGTACGATAGTGAGGGGAATAACGGAGTAGTCGTTTATATGAAGGCATTTCATCCGCAACAGCATTATCCTCTGAGCGAAAACTATCCAAACATTGATCAGGATAGCTATACTCTGAATGGTACATTATTAAAGTCGCGCACATCGCAGGGAACGGTGTGGGTTAATGATGAGTTTGATTATGGCTACGTTGATAATAAAAGCATTGTAAGAAATGTTTCGATGGATATACCCGATAATCCATATACACTTTATGAAACAGAAGGTTGTGGAGGCGATGCTTTTGATATTGACTGGGCTGTGGATGAAGATGGAAACTCAGTTTATCTCGATCAAATTGATTTTGTTCGCATATATACAGGTGTGGCACAAAATGCGGGTGCAATTGGCGAATTATCAACTGAAGTTTCCGGAATTGCTGTGGTAAAGCCTAATGCTTCAATTAACGGAGTAACTGATGTAATTGTAAGTAACACTCCCAAAAATGTTGGGCAACATCCGGTGGTTCGTCAATATAAATGGTATAAAGATTACAGTTTTACTTTTGAGAGTTATGTGATTTCGAAAGGGCATTTGAATGATAATCAGAATTTGATTTGGTCGTCTGATAATTCAGCTATTGCATCGGTTTCGTTAGATGGTGTTATGCGTGGAATTGGTGTTGGAGAAACAACCATTACTTGTACCTGGGCAAAGGATGCCGCTATATACCGATCATTCAATATTAAAATAGTAGATGATGTACCAACCGGTCTTTCTCTATCTGACAACTTGAATGTGAAAGTGTATCCTAATCCAACTACCCATGTTTGCAGAATACAAGGTGTGAACAATGCTGATGTATATATATACGATATCACAGGTAAGCTGGTACAAGTTGTAAATGCTTACAACGAAACGGATGTAATTAATATTAAGAATCTTTTAGCCGGAATATATATTATAAAAGTATCGCAAGATAATGTTACACAAACTTTCAAGCTTGTTAAACAATAG
- a CDS encoding HAMP domain-containing sensor histidine kinase: MNNTIEASKLKNDFEDYLGHIYKKNLTLIIGIAIAVLLYYSYSDWIVRRDIMGLYTRIPSLAILSLILLIHLFFRNNVCQLKKVLYILGYLSLQLMMYARVLIHLHDSALAPSVTGTVLVIFLISLDIKLSIRTTSLIYSIPIILFSVALYTIGKPSSNEFLVLADIYPIAFVGFAINRIQYQLRFKLFRANYLLKCEEAKTKVLYENSLVSNSELKKRADEALIIKEEIQKKNDELNKSNATKDRFLGIIAHDLKNPIGAIWGLSDVLLADQTIEEKERHTYLKTINSCIKNIHNLLDDLLIWARAQSKNIVFEPQMLSAKLAVDKELQVLMQAAAKKEISIKNKVPEYLKIYADEKMLETIIRNLVSNAIKYTRKNGEVVVNAVVLGGDKNGIEISIADTGVGMDSEKLNMLFTVHKDISTRGTDSEEGTGLGLLLCKEFMDAHKGDIGVESILQKGSVFRCFFPDKLE; encoded by the coding sequence ATGAATAATACTATTGAGGCTAGTAAGCTAAAAAATGATTTTGAAGATTATTTAGGTCATATCTATAAAAAGAATCTGACCTTAATTATTGGTATAGCAATTGCTGTACTTTTATATTACTCATATTCCGATTGGATTGTAAGGCGTGATATCATGGGTTTATATACACGTATTCCTTCATTAGCGATACTTTCCCTTATTTTGTTAATTCATCTTTTTTTTCGAAATAATGTATGCCAACTTAAAAAGGTCTTATATATTTTAGGATATCTTTCGTTACAATTAATGATGTATGCAAGGGTATTGATACACCTGCATGACTCTGCTTTGGCCCCTAGTGTTACAGGTACCGTATTAGTTATCTTTTTAATATCGTTAGATATAAAGCTAAGCATCAGAACAACCAGTTTGATATACTCTATTCCGATTATTCTTTTTTCAGTTGCACTATATACGATTGGTAAACCAAGTTCGAACGAGTTTTTGGTATTGGCTGATATATACCCCATTGCTTTTGTAGGCTTTGCTATAAATCGTATTCAGTATCAGCTTCGTTTTAAGTTGTTTAGGGCAAATTATTTATTAAAATGCGAGGAAGCTAAAACCAAAGTGCTTTATGAAAATAGCTTAGTTAGTAACAGTGAGCTTAAAAAAAGAGCTGATGAGGCTTTAATTATTAAAGAAGAGATCCAAAAAAAGAACGATGAACTCAATAAAAGCAATGCAACAAAAGATCGTTTTTTAGGGATCATCGCTCACGATTTAAAAAATCCGATTGGCGCTATTTGGGGACTTTCAGATGTATTGTTGGCTGATCAGACTATTGAAGAAAAGGAACGTCATACCTATTTAAAAACTATCAATAGCTGTATTAAAAATATTCATAACTTGCTCGACGATCTGTTGATTTGGGCTCGAGCTCAGAGTAAGAATATTGTATTTGAACCACAAATGCTATCAGCGAAGTTGGCCGTGGATAAAGAGCTGCAGGTTCTGATGCAAGCAGCTGCAAAGAAAGAGATAAGCATTAAAAATAAAGTTCCTGAATATCTTAAGATTTATGCGGATGAAAAAATGCTGGAGACCATCATTCGTAATTTAGTTTCCAATGCAATAAAATACACGCGTAAAAATGGGGAGGTGGTAGTTAATGCGGTTGTTTTAGGCGGAGATAAAAATGGAATAGAAATTAGCATTGCTGATACCGGAGTGGGGATGGATTCTGAAAAACTCAACATGTTGTTTACTGTTCATAAAGATATATCAACGCGCGGAACTGATAGCGAAGAAGGAACCGGATTAGGTTTGTTGCTTTGTAAAGAATTTATGGATGCACATAAAGGCGATATAGGCGTGGAAAGTATACTGCAAAAGGGAAGCGTGTTCCGCTGCTTCTTTCCTGATAAATTAGAATAG